A region of Magnetospirillum sp. WYHS-4 DNA encodes the following proteins:
- a CDS encoding RebB family R body protein — MSVPNIVQPQVTDAVTQANVTTLGNGAAVSTTQSILALSQAQGTLFANMVGGQQSQAIAALATVMRGVEQTLGGGGNEADAGMRQALVSINKTIENVAAQSAASRDFLKKIEGVAESISMKIK, encoded by the coding sequence ATGAGCGTGCCCAACATCGTCCAGCCCCAGGTCACCGATGCGGTCACCCAGGCCAACGTCACGACCCTGGGCAACGGCGCGGCGGTTTCGACGACCCAAAGCATCCTGGCCCTTTCCCAGGCCCAGGGCACCCTGTTCGCCAACATGGTCGGCGGCCAGCAGAGCCAGGCCATCGCCGCGCTCGCCACGGTGATGCGGGGCGTGGAACAGACCCTCGGCGGTGGCGGGAACGAAGCCGACGCCGGCATGCGCCAGGCACTGGTTTCCATCAACAAGACCATCGAGAACGTCGCCGCCCAGTCGGCGGCCAGCCGCGATTTCCTGAAGAAGATCGAGGGGGTGGCCGAATCCATCTCCATGAAGATCAAGTAG
- a CDS encoding NnrS family protein, whose translation MKHPLYRGPAILLASGFRPFFLFCVLYAVVAPIAWAGIFAHGMAFPQAMNPALWHGHEMVFGFAAAAVAGFLLTAVPNWTGGDTLHGWPLGVMAAFWLAGRAGFWLIDGLPTVAVTLLDLPLLLLLAYFIGRQIVLARNQRNYIFIGLLGAYAVGNLLVHLELLGLASGTGAKGTYLGLYSVLVMLTVVTGRVVPSFTANALRMQNRLLDIKTAPNVEAGAVNAVLATIVADLALGASPVTGLLALTAAGMLALRMGDWGTRQTIHSPIVWVLHLGHGWLVAAFALKGIGDLTHLFPSTVALHAFTTGAVGVMLIAIASRAALGHSGRPLVLPRFVPAAYVLVALGALIRVLGPILLPSAYVWVMAAASVVWSAGFGLFGVIYWPILTRPRIDGKPG comes from the coding sequence ATGAAACATCCGCTCTACCGGGGGCCGGCCATCCTGCTGGCCTCGGGATTCCGCCCATTTTTCCTGTTCTGCGTGCTCTACGCGGTGGTGGCGCCCATTGCCTGGGCCGGCATCTTCGCCCACGGGATGGCGTTTCCCCAGGCGATGAATCCCGCACTCTGGCATGGACACGAAATGGTGTTCGGCTTCGCCGCCGCGGCGGTGGCGGGCTTCCTGCTCACCGCCGTGCCCAACTGGACGGGCGGCGATACCCTGCACGGCTGGCCACTGGGCGTCATGGCCGCTTTCTGGCTGGCCGGCCGCGCCGGTTTCTGGCTGATCGACGGCCTGCCGACGGTGGCCGTTACCTTGCTCGACCTGCCGCTATTGCTGCTGCTGGCCTATTTCATCGGCCGGCAGATCGTCTTGGCGCGCAACCAGCGCAACTACATCTTCATCGGTCTGCTGGGCGCCTACGCGGTGGGGAACCTGTTGGTCCATTTGGAGTTGCTGGGGCTGGCGTCCGGTACCGGCGCCAAGGGAACCTACCTGGGGCTCTATTCGGTGCTGGTCATGCTGACCGTGGTGACCGGCCGGGTGGTACCCAGCTTCACCGCCAACGCGCTCCGCATGCAGAACCGGCTGCTCGACATCAAAACGGCACCCAACGTGGAAGCCGGGGCGGTCAACGCGGTCCTGGCGACCATCGTCGCCGATCTGGCTCTTGGGGCGTCGCCGGTCACCGGGCTGCTCGCCCTGACCGCCGCCGGGATGCTCGCCCTGCGCATGGGGGACTGGGGCACCCGGCAGACCATCCACAGCCCCATCGTCTGGGTCCTGCACTTGGGCCACGGTTGGCTGGTGGCGGCCTTCGCGCTGAAGGGCATCGGCGACCTGACTCATCTGTTCCCGTCCACCGTGGCCCTGCACGCCTTCACCACGGGGGCCGTCGGCGTCATGCTGATCGCCATCGCGTCCCGCGCCGCTCTCGGCCATTCGGGACGGCCGCTGGTGCTGCCCCGCTTCGTTCCCGCGGCCTACGTCCTGGTCGCCCTGGGCGCCCTGATTCGGGTTCTGGGCCCGATCCTGCTGCCATCGGCCTACGTTTGGGTCATGGCGGCGGCTTCGGTGGTCTGGTCGGCCGGCTTCGGGCTGTTCGGGGTCATCTACTGGCCGATCCTCACCCGGCCCCGGATCGACGGCAAGCCGGGCTGA
- a CDS encoding ATP-binding protein produces the protein MIKRLLPKSLLGRTLLIIVSPVVLLQLALGVIFFQGHWDKISLRLARNLAGDIAAIVALMQQYPGEANQGWIFGIAVAHMEIEPSFAPGAIMRPTTTPDESDPDDPLVRGLQDYLGKPFHVDAASLGRHVAVEVQLPDGVLTTVTNRKRLFSSTTTVFLLWMVGTSMIVVGIATIFMRNQVKSIRRLAQAADEFGKGRDVTGFKPEGAREVRQAAVAFLAMRDRIRRQISQRTDMLSGVSHDLRTPLTRMKLELAMLEGVEGIEDLKADVAEMERMLEGYLAFARGEGGERPESADLAALLAEVAEQARRKGGNIDLHVESDMIVPLRPNAFKRCVTNLVDNAIRYAEHVSVRAGQRKDAIEITVDDDGPGIPAEQREEVFRPFFRLDESRNPETGGVGLGLSIARDIIRRHGGDIELTDSPLGGLRARLRLPL, from the coding sequence ATGATAAAGCGGCTGCTGCCGAAAAGCCTGCTGGGGCGGACCCTGCTGATCATCGTCTCGCCGGTGGTGCTGCTCCAGTTGGCCTTGGGCGTCATCTTCTTCCAGGGGCATTGGGATAAAATCAGCCTGCGGCTGGCCCGCAACCTGGCCGGCGACATCGCGGCCATCGTCGCCCTGATGCAGCAATACCCCGGGGAAGCCAACCAGGGATGGATCTTCGGAATCGCCGTCGCGCACATGGAAATCGAGCCCTCCTTCGCACCCGGGGCCATCATGCGACCGACGACGACGCCCGACGAAAGCGACCCGGACGACCCGCTGGTACGCGGCCTCCAGGACTACCTGGGCAAGCCCTTCCACGTCGACGCGGCCTCCCTCGGCCGTCACGTCGCGGTGGAAGTCCAACTGCCCGACGGCGTCCTGACCACCGTGACCAACCGGAAGCGCCTGTTCAGTTCGACCACCACCGTCTTCCTGCTGTGGATGGTGGGGACATCGATGATCGTGGTGGGTATCGCGACCATCTTCATGCGCAATCAGGTGAAATCCATCCGCCGCCTGGCCCAGGCCGCCGACGAATTCGGCAAGGGACGTGACGTCACCGGATTCAAGCCGGAGGGAGCCCGCGAGGTCCGGCAGGCCGCCGTCGCCTTCCTGGCCATGCGCGATCGCATCCGGCGCCAGATTTCCCAGCGCACCGACATGCTGTCGGGAGTTTCCCACGACCTGCGCACCCCATTGACCCGCATGAAGCTGGAACTGGCCATGCTGGAAGGAGTCGAGGGGATCGAAGACCTGAAGGCCGATGTCGCCGAAATGGAACGCATGCTGGAAGGCTACTTGGCCTTCGCCCGCGGCGAGGGAGGCGAAAGGCCGGAATCCGCGGACTTGGCGGCCCTGCTGGCGGAAGTGGCCGAACAGGCCCGCCGCAAGGGTGGCAATATCGACCTTCATGTCGAAAGCGACATGATCGTTCCCCTGCGCCCCAACGCCTTCAAGCGTTGCGTTACCAACCTGGTCGACAACGCCATCCGCTATGCCGAACATGTCTCGGTCCGCGCCGGACAGCGCAAGGATGCCATCGAGATCACCGTGGACGACGATGGACCGGGCATTCCGGCCGAACAGCGGGAAGAGGTCTTCCGGCCCTTCTTCCGACTGGACGAATCCCGCAATCCGGAAACCGGCGGGGTCGGCCTGGGCCTTTCCATCGCCCGCGACATCATCCGCCGCCACGGCGGCGACATCGAATTGACCGACTCCCCCCTGGGTGGGCTGCGCGCCCGCCTCCGACTGCCCCTGTAG
- a CDS encoding RebB family R body protein encodes MFPPRDAEAPSQTQTAHAGPQDDEDDEAPCQPMPNQIVAPQITDAITQANVTSLGSGPAISVVQSYLSMSQAQGVLFANMVSNQQQLAIASHATTVEAVSKILNLGGGSRK; translated from the coding sequence ATGTTCCCTCCCCGCGATGCCGAAGCGCCATCCCAGACCCAGACGGCCCACGCGGGCCCGCAGGACGACGAGGACGACGAGGCCCCCTGCCAGCCGATGCCCAACCAGATCGTAGCGCCGCAGATCACCGATGCCATCACCCAGGCCAACGTCACCAGTCTGGGCAGCGGCCCGGCGATTTCCGTGGTCCAGTCCTACCTGTCGATGTCGCAGGCCCAAGGCGTGCTGTTCGCCAACATGGTGTCCAACCAGCAGCAGCTCGCCATCGCCAGCCACGCCACCACCGTCGAGGCGGTGTCCAAGATCCTGAACCTGGGCGGCGGTTCCAGGAAATGA
- a CDS encoding glycosyltransferase, giving the protein MRNIVAAAVVAAVLHAGAWVVAHKTISPPDFEGAFDSLSFSTSPPQLKMVDPSPEEIEKISGELRTVASVTDTIRLYASAGRYGKIVELAKEQGLNVIVGAWLDKGAVDANREEVEAAIALANKYSNVRAVVIGNETILREDMGSEELIGYLRQARKRVRVPVTTGETWKIWQQHPEIVNEVDFIAVHILPYWEGVPAEAATRHAVERYGELKQSYPGKRVVIAEFGWPSQGYNFKLANAEPMIQAGVVREFVAEARRRGMEYNLIEAFDQPWKVDEGSVGPYWGIFDAGGIPKFNMSGIVETRHLARTAIVALAIGLAISLLALSRRHPTFAHALVFAGAANALAAGIGLAAMYPFDNYLNFGSALAWVIGFVLMWPLTAMTLVKVHEMAEVILGRRPRRLIPAEGAFLPIDGSFSLPKVSIQIPAYKERPEMLKETLDSCAALDYPDFEVVVIINNTPEEHYWKPIEEHCERLGARFKFVNLPKVAGFKAGALNVAMDRVDPEAGILALLDADYVVHRDWLKHLVPAFADQKVALVQAPQDHRDGEQTFLKSVMNSEYAGFFDIGMVQRNEDDAIVAHGTMLLIRRSAFDEVGGWATDTITEDTELGLRLIEAGYESLYTSRRYGWGLLPDTYKAFKTQRHRWAYGAMQIMRKHAKHMRLSSKTLSSAQKFQFVTGWSYWLSDAFGVGAAVLNLFWVPMIVLVGVLIPTLPFTLPILAAFAVNLLHCAVLYAERVKLPIHHIGGAALASMSLQFTIANALFMGILKDNLPFLRTDKGGNAKAGATKAGETSGFRPLAAVKRFLFGRKEDPARWETRLGLALMAGATAVIATNKLDIVEINVFAATLIVQATPFLTTTLMVAAERWEIAWRQRRVAAEPAIVPAE; this is encoded by the coding sequence ATGAGGAACATCGTTGCGGCAGCCGTTGTCGCCGCGGTATTGCATGCGGGTGCTTGGGTCGTCGCGCACAAGACGATCTCGCCGCCGGACTTCGAAGGCGCTTTCGACTCGCTGTCTTTCAGCACTTCGCCGCCGCAGTTGAAGATGGTCGATCCCTCTCCCGAGGAAATCGAGAAGATCTCCGGCGAACTGCGCACGGTCGCCTCGGTGACCGACACCATCCGCCTCTACGCCTCGGCCGGCCGCTACGGCAAGATCGTCGAACTGGCCAAGGAACAGGGGCTTAACGTGATCGTCGGGGCTTGGCTCGACAAGGGCGCGGTCGATGCCAACCGCGAGGAGGTCGAGGCCGCCATCGCCCTGGCCAACAAGTACTCCAACGTCCGCGCCGTGGTGATCGGCAACGAAACCATCCTGCGCGAGGACATGGGGTCCGAGGAACTGATCGGCTATCTGCGCCAGGCCCGCAAGCGGGTGCGCGTCCCGGTAACCACCGGCGAAACCTGGAAGATCTGGCAACAGCATCCCGAGATCGTCAACGAGGTGGACTTCATCGCCGTCCACATCCTGCCCTACTGGGAAGGCGTTCCGGCCGAAGCGGCGACCCGCCACGCCGTCGAGCGCTATGGCGAACTGAAGCAGTCCTATCCGGGCAAGCGGGTGGTGATCGCCGAATTCGGCTGGCCCAGTCAGGGCTACAATTTCAAGCTCGCCAACGCCGAGCCGATGATTCAAGCCGGCGTGGTGCGCGAGTTCGTCGCCGAGGCCAGGCGGCGGGGCATGGAATACAATCTGATCGAAGCCTTCGATCAGCCCTGGAAGGTCGACGAAGGTAGCGTCGGCCCCTACTGGGGTATCTTCGACGCGGGCGGGATTCCCAAGTTCAACATGTCGGGCATCGTCGAGACCCGCCATCTGGCCCGCACCGCCATCGTGGCCCTGGCCATCGGCTTGGCCATCAGCCTGTTGGCCCTGTCCAGGCGCCATCCCACCTTTGCCCATGCCCTGGTCTTCGCGGGGGCCGCCAACGCCCTGGCCGCCGGTATCGGCCTGGCCGCCATGTATCCTTTCGACAACTACCTGAACTTCGGTTCGGCGTTGGCCTGGGTGATCGGCTTCGTCCTGATGTGGCCGCTGACCGCCATGACCCTGGTGAAGGTGCACGAGATGGCCGAGGTCATCCTGGGCCGCCGCCCGCGCCGGCTGATTCCGGCCGAAGGGGCCTTCCTGCCGATCGACGGTTCTTTCTCGCTGCCCAAGGTCTCGATCCAGATCCCGGCCTACAAGGAACGGCCGGAAATGCTGAAGGAAACCTTGGATTCCTGCGCCGCCCTCGACTACCCGGACTTCGAGGTGGTGGTCATCATCAACAATACCCCCGAAGAACATTATTGGAAGCCCATCGAGGAGCACTGCGAGCGCCTGGGCGCCCGCTTCAAGTTCGTCAACCTGCCCAAGGTGGCCGGCTTCAAGGCGGGGGCGCTCAATGTCGCCATGGATCGGGTGGACCCCGAGGCGGGCATCCTGGCCCTTCTCGATGCCGACTACGTGGTGCACCGCGACTGGCTGAAGCACCTGGTGCCCGCCTTCGCCGACCAGAAGGTCGCCCTGGTCCAGGCGCCGCAGGACCATCGCGACGGCGAACAGACCTTCCTCAAGTCGGTGATGAACAGCGAATACGCCGGCTTCTTCGACATCGGCATGGTCCAGCGCAACGAGGACGACGCCATCGTCGCTCACGGCACCATGCTGCTGATCCGTCGTTCCGCCTTCGACGAAGTGGGCGGTTGGGCCACCGACACCATCACCGAGGACACCGAACTGGGCCTGCGCCTGATCGAGGCCGGCTACGAATCGCTCTATACCAGCCGCCGCTACGGCTGGGGCCTGCTGCCCGACACCTACAAGGCCTTCAAGACCCAGCGCCACCGGTGGGCCTATGGCGCCATGCAGATCATGCGCAAGCACGCCAAGCACATGCGCCTGAGTTCCAAGACCCTGTCCAGCGCCCAGAAGTTCCAGTTCGTTACCGGCTGGTCCTACTGGCTATCGGACGCCTTCGGCGTCGGTGCCGCTGTGCTAAACCTGTTCTGGGTACCGATGATCGTGCTGGTCGGCGTGTTGATCCCGACCCTGCCCTTCACCCTGCCCATCCTGGCCGCGTTCGCGGTCAACCTGCTGCACTGTGCGGTACTTTATGCCGAACGCGTCAAACTGCCGATCCACCATATCGGCGGCGCGGCCCTGGCATCCATGAGCCTGCAGTTCACCATCGCCAACGCGCTTTTCATGGGCATCCTCAAGGACAACCTGCCCTTCCTGCGTACCGACAAGGGCGGCAATGCCAAGGCCGGCGCCACCAAGGCCGGCGAGACTTCCGGCTTCCGCCCCCTGGCCGCCGTCAAGCGCTTCCTGTTCGGGCGCAAGGAAGACCCGGCCCGCTGGGAAACCCGCCTGGGCTTGGCCCTGATGGCCGGCGCCACGGCGGTGATCGCCACCAACAAGCTGGATATCGTGGAGATCAACGTCTTCGCCGCCACCCTGATCGTCCAGGCCACGCCCTTCCTCACCACCACCCTGATGGTGGCGGCGGAGCGGTGGGAGATCGCTTGGCGCCAGCGTCGGGTCGCGGCCGAACCGGCCATCGTTCCCGCGGAATGA
- a CDS encoding branched-chain amino acid aminotransferase, protein MASQPFHDRDGFIWFDGALIPWRDAKVHVLTHGLHYASAVFEGERAYGGKIFKLREHTDRLVASGEMLGFDIPYSADRIDAACVETLKANGIVDGYVRPIAWRGSEMMGVAAQQNKIHLAVATWAWPSYFSPEKRMKGIAMQTAPWRRPAPDTAPVKAKATGLYMICTLSKHKAEREGCDDALMLDYRGLVAEATGANIFIAFGDGKLHTPTPDCFLDGITRRTVIDLARGLGIEVIERQITPDELSRATEVFLTGTAAEVTPVGRIDGDTFTPGEMCRRLIEAYDAAVRA, encoded by the coding sequence ATGGCGTCCCAGCCCTTCCATGACCGCGACGGCTTCATCTGGTTCGACGGCGCGTTGATTCCCTGGCGCGACGCGAAGGTTCATGTGCTGACCCACGGGCTGCACTATGCCTCGGCGGTCTTCGAGGGGGAGCGTGCCTATGGCGGCAAGATCTTCAAGCTGCGCGAGCACACCGACCGCTTGGTCGCCTCGGGGGAGATGCTGGGATTTGACATTCCCTATTCGGCCGACCGGATCGACGCGGCATGCGTCGAGACATTGAAGGCCAACGGCATCGTCGACGGCTACGTCCGCCCCATCGCCTGGCGGGGCAGCGAGATGATGGGGGTCGCCGCCCAGCAGAACAAGATCCATCTGGCGGTGGCGACCTGGGCTTGGCCGTCCTACTTCTCGCCTGAGAAGCGGATGAAGGGTATCGCCATGCAGACGGCCCCGTGGCGCCGTCCGGCTCCCGACACGGCGCCGGTCAAGGCCAAGGCGACGGGGCTCTACATGATCTGTACCCTGTCCAAGCACAAGGCGGAGCGCGAGGGCTGCGACGACGCCTTGATGCTGGACTACCGGGGTTTGGTCGCCGAGGCGACCGGCGCCAACATCTTCATCGCCTTCGGCGACGGCAAGCTCCACACCCCCACCCCCGACTGCTTCCTTGACGGCATCACCCGTCGCACCGTGATCGACTTGGCGCGTGGACTGGGAATCGAGGTGATCGAACGCCAGATCACTCCCGACGAACTATCCCGGGCCACCGAGGTCTTCCTTACCGGAACGGCGGCGGAGGTGACTCCGGTGGGGCGCATCGACGGCGATACCTTCACTCCGGGCGAAATGTGCCGACGGCTCATCGAAGCCTACGACGCGGCCGTCCGCGCCTGA
- a CDS encoding RebB family R body protein translates to MADVTSVNTQVTDAVTQTNVKVVAEAPAQALGLLYQTMAHSMSLAMQNSVQAQGGLQQIGNAITSSAVRMILEASGGGMGGGSTPPKT, encoded by the coding sequence ATGGCGGACGTCACATCAGTCAACACGCAGGTCACCGACGCGGTCACCCAGACCAACGTCAAGGTGGTGGCCGAAGCCCCGGCGCAGGCGCTGGGACTGCTCTACCAGACCATGGCGCATTCGATGAGTCTCGCCATGCAGAACTCGGTCCAGGCCCAGGGCGGCCTGCAGCAGATCGGCAACGCCATCACGTCCAGCGCCGTGCGCATGATCCTCGAGGCGTCGGGCGGCGGCATGGGCGGCGGGTCCACACCGCCCAAGACCTGA
- a CDS encoding RebB family R body protein, with protein sequence MADDTPVNGQITDAVTQANVKVLGDAPAMAMGAIFQALAHSTGILYENAVGAQQQLGIAAQAATNQGVIQIYSVDTMAGAAATSKIASSDVPNNMLSLLSSLKAVSSKPVT encoded by the coding sequence ATGGCGGACGATACTCCGGTCAACGGCCAGATCACCGATGCGGTCACCCAGGCGAACGTCAAGGTCCTGGGCGATGCCCCGGCGATGGCCATGGGCGCCATTTTCCAGGCGCTCGCCCATTCGACGGGCATCCTCTACGAGAACGCGGTCGGCGCCCAGCAGCAGCTCGGCATCGCCGCCCAAGCGGCCACCAACCAGGGCGTCATTCAGATCTATAGTGTCGACACCATGGCCGGCGCGGCGGCCACCAGCAAGATCGCCAGCAGCGACGTGCCGAACAACATGTTGTCGTTGCTGTCGAGCCTCAAGGCGGTTTCCAGCAAGCCTGTCACCTGA
- a CDS encoding RebB family R body protein, translated as MAIPTPVNGQITDSVTQANVKVLGDAPAMAMGAIYQSLSHSTGILFENAVSAQQQLGIAAQAATNQGVIQIYSIDTMADAVATGKIASSDVPDNMLSLLSALKAVGG; from the coding sequence ATGGCTATTCCCACCCCCGTCAACGGCCAGATCACGGATTCGGTGACCCAGGCCAACGTCAAGGTCTTGGGCGACGCCCCGGCCATGGCCATGGGCGCCATCTACCAGTCCCTGTCCCATTCGACGGGCATCCTGTTCGAGAACGCGGTGAGCGCCCAGCAGCAGCTCGGCATCGCCGCCCAGGCGGCCACCAACCAGGGCGTCATCCAGATCTACAGCATCGACACCATGGCCGACGCCGTGGCGACCGGCAAGATCGCCAGCAGCGACGTCCCCGACAACATGCTGTCCCTGCTCAGCGCCCTGAAGGCGGTCGGCGGCTGA
- a CDS encoding RebB family R body protein, whose protein sequence is MQVNEQITDAVTQTNVKVLGESPAHALAIAYQAMSHAMGLAMENATQTQGGLQQVANSAASTLCSMIIKAGAA, encoded by the coding sequence ATGCAGGTCAACGAACAGATCACCGACGCCGTCACCCAGACCAACGTCAAGGTCCTGGGGGAATCGCCGGCCCACGCGCTGGCCATCGCCTACCAGGCCATGTCCCACGCCATGGGCTTGGCTATGGAAAACGCCACCCAGACCCAGGGGGGACTTCAGCAGGTGGCCAATTCGGCGGCGTCCACCCTTTGCTCGATGATTATCAAGGCGGGCGCCGCCTGA
- a CDS encoding RebB family R body protein — protein sequence MADTSVSTTPATDVDPANLALAPAMAMAALYQSFAHSTSLLYENAVAAQAQGATMAQGATTAGLQQLQNLGGMAAAVAAAKIAQTGGKAPPSPAAAPQEDQAKPASS from the coding sequence ATGGCGGATACTTCCGTATCGACGACGCCGGCCACCGACGTGGATCCGGCGAACTTGGCGCTTGCGCCGGCCATGGCCATGGCGGCGCTGTACCAATCCTTCGCCCATTCCACCTCGTTGCTCTACGAGAACGCGGTGGCGGCACAGGCGCAAGGGGCCACCATGGCGCAGGGGGCCACCACCGCCGGCCTGCAGCAACTGCAGAACCTGGGCGGAATGGCGGCGGCGGTGGCCGCGGCCAAGATCGCCCAGACCGGCGGCAAGGCGCCGCCGTCGCCCGCCGCAGCCCCCCAGGAGGACCAGGCCAAGCCCGCGTCCTCCTGA
- a CDS encoding DUF4167 domain-containing protein: protein MKHGNNPRRGRSRGGNGKRQFNPRNQTFESNGPDVKVRGTAQQVLEKYLALARDASSAGDRIQAESYLQYAEHYYRILSAAQAAFQGQGGEPQPQQPRSSRPDEVALDGELRTSDMDDMGEGDEGEEPEEVAERTEAETVAVDPPRPIVDAAPA from the coding sequence ATGAAACACGGCAACAATCCCAGGCGCGGCCGCTCACGCGGCGGCAATGGCAAGCGTCAATTCAATCCGCGCAACCAAACCTTCGAGAGCAATGGTCCCGACGTCAAGGTGCGCGGCACTGCCCAGCAGGTGCTGGAGAAGTATCTGGCCTTGGCCCGCGACGCCTCTTCCGCCGGGGACCGTATCCAGGCGGAAAGCTATCTGCAGTATGCCGAACACTACTACCGCATCCTGAGCGCGGCGCAGGCCGCCTTCCAGGGCCAGGGCGGGGAGCCGCAGCCTCAGCAGCCGCGCAGTTCGCGGCCGGACGAGGTGGCGCTGGACGGCGAATTGCGCACCAGCGACATGGACGACATGGGCGAAGGCGACGAGGGCGAAGAGCCCGAGGAAGTTGCCGAGCGCACCGAGGCCGAGACGGTGGCGGTGGACCCGCCGCGCCCGATCGTCGACGCGGCCCCGGCCTGA
- a CDS encoding RebB family R body protein, with protein sequence MAIPTPVNGQISDSVSQANVAVLGNAPAQAMGTVYQSMAHSTSILYENSVMAQKHAAIAAQAATNQGIIQIYSVNSMAAAVATQKVATSNTPDFMMALLVALAALKK encoded by the coding sequence ATGGCTATTCCGACGCCGGTCAACGGTCAGATTTCCGACTCGGTTTCCCAAGCCAACGTGGCGGTCCTGGGCAACGCCCCCGCCCAGGCCATGGGCACCGTCTACCAGAGCATGGCCCATTCGACGAGCATTCTCTACGAGAACTCGGTCATGGCCCAGAAGCATGCGGCGATCGCCGCCCAGGCGGCCACCAACCAGGGCATCATCCAGATCTACAGCGTCAACTCGATGGCCGCCGCGGTCGCCACCCAGAAGGTCGCGACCAGCAACACCCCCGACTTCATGATGGCGTTGCTGGTCGCGCTCGCCGCCTTGAAGAAGTAG
- a CDS encoding MarR family winged helix-turn-helix transcriptional regulator, translating to MTDTFPPSFPAETEESLRQAMELLFFAYRDFTAGPDAVLEDFGFGRAHHRVIYFVGRHPGITVGDLLGILRITKQSLGRVLGDLLDLGFVTQTPDARDRRRRRLILTPKGADLEQRLTAGQMRHVGEACRAAGPAAAEGFRCVLRRLVNPEDRARFPATP from the coding sequence ATGACCGACACCTTTCCCCCTTCCTTCCCGGCAGAGACAGAAGAATCCCTCCGGCAGGCCATGGAACTGCTGTTCTTCGCCTACCGCGACTTCACGGCGGGTCCCGACGCCGTGTTGGAAGACTTCGGCTTCGGTCGGGCCCACCACCGGGTGATCTATTTCGTCGGCCGCCATCCCGGCATCACGGTAGGCGACTTGTTGGGCATATTGCGCATCACCAAGCAGAGCCTCGGCCGGGTTCTGGGCGACCTGCTGGATCTGGGGTTCGTTACCCAGACGCCCGATGCCCGCGACCGCCGCCGACGGCGCCTGATCCTGACCCCCAAAGGAGCGGACCTGGAACAGCGTCTCACCGCCGGCCAGATGCGCCACGTCGGGGAGGCCTGCCGGGCCGCCGGCCCCGCGGCCGCGGAAGGCTTCCGGTGCGTGCTGCGCCGCCTGGTCAATCCCGAGGACCGGGCCCGGTTTCCCGCAACCCCGTAA